DNA sequence from the Halorussus sp. MSC15.2 genome:
TGCTGGAGCTGGTCGGGGTCCGTGACGTTGACTTCGGCGTCGATTTCGGTCTCCTGAATCTCGAGGGCGGTGTCGAGCAGGGCGACGTTGGCGTCCTCGACGAAGTAGGGCATGTTCTCGTGGACGCGCTCCTTGTCCACGATGACGCCCTCGACGAGTTCGGACTGGTCGATGGAACCGCCGACGACGGTCTCGACTTTGACGTTGTCGGTGTCGATGCCGTCCTCGTCGGCGACGCTCTGGACGGCGCGCACGACGAGTTCCGAGAGCAGGCCCTTGGCGTTCTCCGCGCCTTTGCCGGTCATCGCGGTGGACGCTATCTTCTCGAGCGTCTCGGTGTCGTCGGCGTCCACGTCGATGGCCTTCTCGGTGAGGAGTTCCTTGGCCTTCTCGGAGGCCTGTCGGTACCCCTGCGCGAGCGTGGTCGCGTGGATGTCCTGTTCGAGGAGGTCCTCGGCCTTCTCGAGAAGTTCACCGGCGACGACGACCGCGCTGGTCGTGCCGTCGCCGACCTCGTTCTCCTGCGTCTCGGAGACTTCCACGACCATGTTGGCCGCGGGGTGCTCGATGTCCATCTCCTTGAGGATGGTGACGCCGTCGTTCGTGACGACGACCTCGCCCGTGGAGTCCACGAGCATCTTGTCCATGCCTTTCGGACCGAGTGTCGTCCGAACGGCCTCGGCGACGGCGGTCCCTGCGGTGATGTTCATCGACTGCGCGTCCTTTCCGGAGGTGCGCTGGCTGTCCTCGGAAAGTACAATCATCGGCTGGTTGCCCATTCGTTGTGCCATGTTCGTTGCAATGATTGATTGCCATTCTACATAAAGCTTTCCCTAGGTGCTGTTAGAACGCCAGCACAGAACCCTGAACTTGATATGTGAATCCTTATCACAGGTAGTTTTATAAGATGGCGTGGGGACCGGCCACGCTGCGGGCACGACGCCAAATTACGATGGCGTTCGGCAACGTCCTAACTGCGACTCCGGTAATATCATCCGCCGGAACTGCTCGGTAACAGGACCGACAGAACGGAAGTAGACGGACCTTTCTAAAACGGGGTACTCCGGAGACGAGGTGTCACGGTAACTACGTCGAGAAAAGCGTGCGTCGATTCTACCCCGGGAACTGGTGGAACTCCATCCCCTCGCGCTTCATCTCGTTGCGCTTGCGCTCGAGGAACGAGTACACCGACCCGTGGGGCGCGCCGTCGAGAATCATCTCGGCCGCGCTCCGGACCACGTCGACCTGTTGGGGACTGCCGATGACACCCATCGTGGTGCCGTAGATGACGACGCTCGCTCCGGTCAACTCCTCCATGAGTTCGCGAGTCCGGCCGTTCTCGCCGATGAGTCGGCCCTTCTGCCGTTCGAGGTCGTTCTGGTTCCGAGCGGCGGCGTCGATGTCGATGATGTCTAACATCATCATGTCGTCCTCCAGTAGGGTGAGGGCTTCGTCGGGGGCGAATCCGCGCCCGATGGCCTTCACTATCTCCGGTCCTTTCAGACCGAGGATGGGGTCGCCGGTCTTCTCGACGTCTACCTTCCCGTTCTCGGAGTCGATGTCGAGTCGCACCTCCGCGCGACTCTCGATTTCGCGCATCGTCTCACCTCCTTCGCCGATGAGAACACCGATTCGGTCCTGCGGAATCTTCACGTGTTGCATGGCGTATGGTAGTCGCTCCGGGTGTTTTAAGGCTTCGTCCGCGTGCGAGTAGTATCGGAATCTGCATCGGCAACCGGTAGCGGTCAGTCGAAGAGACCGACCCCGTCCGGGAGCGCGCGCTCGCGTTCGTCGTCGGTGAGACGGTACCGCTCGAACTCGGCTTCGAGGTCGTCGATGCGCTCGCGGCGCTCCTGATGTGCGTCGAGGAAGTCGGCTATCTTCTCGGCGGCGTGGGCCTTGAGTTCCCCGCTGAGCAGGTCGCCGGCGCGGTACTCCTCGGCGAGGCGTTCGAGGGTCGCGTCGTCTTCCTCGAAGAAGAACGCGAGCAGTTGGTAGGCGACGTCCACCTCCGGGTCACCCCCGTGTTCGCGGTGGGCGTCGAGGCTCGACTCGCCGCCGGAGTAGGCGTGCGTCTGAATCTTCTCCTCGACCGTCTCGCGGTCGTCGGTGAGGTAGATGGCGGGCGCGCTATCCGAACTGCTCATCTTCCCCGGCCCGTCCAGCGTCGGCAGGAACTTGCTCAGGAGCGCTCCGGGCTTGTCCACGTCGAAGGTCTCTTTCGCGGCGACGTCGCGCGCGAGTCGGACGTGCGGGTCTTGGTCCACCGCGATGGGAACCACACTGGCGTGTCGCCCGTGGACCAGTTGGGGCAGCAGCAAGTGAGCTATCTGGACCGCGGGGTAGAACGACATCCCCACGTTGTCCGGTCGCCCGTACGTCGCCTCCATCGTGGACTGGGTGACGTGCTTGGCGAACTGGACCGCGACGGGGTAGATTACGTCGGCGTCGGCGGTGTCCACGACGATGCGCGTTCGCTCGGGGTCGAACCCCACCGCGAGCAGGTCCCGGAGGTTCTCTCTGGCGTACTCCGCTATCTCATCGAGCGAGAGGTCCTTGGTGAAGTGCTTCTCGTCGTCCGAGAGCGGGACGTAGACGTGCGCGCCGGTCTGTTCCTGTAGGTGCTTCGCGAAGTAGAACTGCGGGACGTGTCCGAGGTGCATCGGTCCGGACGGGCCGATGCCGGTCACGAGCGAGACGGTCTGTCCCTCCTCGGCCGCCGCGAGGAACCGGTCCACGTCCGGCCCGCGTAGTACGCCCGCCGCCGGACCATCGGGTGGGACCCGGGGAAGCGAGCTATCTGGTCGTCGGTCAGTTCGTCCGCGCCGAACCGGTCGAGGAGTTCGCGGTAGTCTATCTCTCCTTCGACCGCGTAGGGCGTGACGGTGAAGTCGTCTGAACTATCGTTTGCTGGCATGGTGTCGTGACGTTTCGCTGTCGCTCGGAAGTCGATGCGCGAAGAAAGCGAGTGAGCGCCGTCACCGCCGACGCCCGGTGAAGCCGAGCGCCGCGAGTTACGACACTGTCCGCTCTCCGTGCGTCTGCCAGCGCCAAGTCGGGAGAGCGGACCTCATCGTGTCCGAGTAGTCGGGTTCGACATTTGAACGTTTCGCCGGTTCAGTTCTCGAGGCGTGCGGTCGAGGTCACTTGCTGGGGTTGGTCACTTGCTGGGGTCGGCGTTGTCCCGAATCCACGCCTCCAGTTCGTCGCCGCGAACGTCCATCCCCTGTCGCTGGAAGAACGAGGCGACGTTGGCGCAGTCGCGCGTCAGGAACTCGCCGCTGTTGGGGTGGTGAATCGTCACGGCCTGTCCGAGGTCGATGATGACGAGTTCGCCGTCGTGGACGATGATGTTGTACTCGCTCAGGTCGCCGTGGACCAGTCCGGCGTCGTAGAGTCGCCGCATGTACTCCCGGACCACCTCGAAGGTGGTCTCGGGATTCTCGAGGCGGGCGTCGTCGAGGGTGGGCGCGCGCTCGCCGTCGGACCCCAGAAACTCCATGACGAGGACGTTCCGCTGGACCGCGATGGGTTCGGGGACGCGCACACCGGCCTTGCGGGCGCGCTTGAGGTTGGCGAACTCCTTGCGGGTCCACGCCAGCACGACCCGCTTCTTGTTGCCGCCCAGCTCCTCGAATCGGGGGTCGCCGACGAGGTACTCACGCATGTCGCGGAAGTCCGAGGCGTTGATGCGATAGACCTTGACCGCGACTTCGCCCCGCTCCTCGCTCCCGAGCGCGGAGTAGACGTTCGCCTCCTTCCCCGAGGAGAGCGGCCCGCCGAACGCCTGCACGTAGCCGTCTTGGACCAGTTTGTAGAGCGCCGCCAGCGTCGCGTCGTCGAACACCGACTGCTCGACTTTGAACTGCTCGGTGTTCTTCAGGCGCTCGCGGAACTTGTTGAACTCCCGGTCGCGCTGGCGCTGGACTTTGTCGGCCTCGGTGTCGGATACGTCTATCTCCTCCCACTCGTCCCCGACGCCCTCGACGTTATCGGGTTCGAGCAGGCTGTGCTCCTCCGTCATCTGTGCCGACCTAGCGCGTCCAGCGATAAAAGGGTGGGCTTCGGTACGAGAGAGTAGACCTCAGTAGGTTTCGCGGTGAAGAATCTCCTCGACGTCGCGTCGGGGGAGTCGCTCGGGTTCCTCGCCGCCGGTCGGCCCGACCGCGATTAGCATCACGGGTATCTTGTCTTCGGGGAGGTCGAGGAACTCGGCCATCCCTTCGAAGTCGAAACCGGTCATCGGCGTGGCGGTAAGTCCGCGTGCGTGGGCGGACAGCAGCAGGTTCTGGGCCGCGAGACTGGCGTTGCGGATGCCGTAGTCGCGTCCGGCCTGCTCGCTCTGGTAGCCGGCGACGGTCTGCTCTTTGACCTGCTGGCCGGTCTCCTCGTCGAAGCGACCCGCCTCGACCCACTCGTCGAAGACGCGGTCGGCCGTCTCGGGTTCGGTGTGGCCGACGACCAGAATCGCGGTCCCGGCCTCCTCGACGTGCTCCTGTCCGTACGCGAGTTCGACGACCTCGTCCAGTCGGTCGTCGTCCTGCACGGCGACGAACTCCCACGGCTGGAGGTTGTACGACGAGGGCGCGATAGCGGCGTCTCGAATCAGTTCTTCGAGCGTCTCGTCGTCCAGTTCGGCGTCGGGGTCGAAGTTGTGTCCCGACCGCCGGGTCCGAATCGCCCGAATCGCTTCCGGAATTTCCTCGTCGTGCGCTGCGTCGGTTTCGAACTTGGTGTCGCCAGTGCTCATCGGAGAGATGTAGGAGCGTATCACTTAAGGTCCGGACGCAAGCCCGCGTTCTTGCCGATTGGGGTCTGGTGTCCTGACGCAGGTGTAACCACCCGACATCGGTGTAACTACCGGCATTCGAAACTACAACTACTTCTATCGAGTCGAAGCGGCGAACCTACCGAACGGCGCGGTCGAGCGCCAAACACCAACGGCGAACGAACGCCCCGAGTAACAGGCTCTACTGGATGTGACCTTCGTCGCGGAGTTGGTCGGCTTCCTGCTTGTCGTAGCGCCACTTGATGTCGGCCTTCTCGTCCTGCCAGTCCCACGGTTCGACCAGCACGACGTCGTCCTCCCGAATCCAGATGCGCTTCTGCATCTTGCCGGGGATGCGGGCCGTGCGCTCCGTCCCGTCGGCGCATCGTACTTTCACGCGATTCGCACCGAGCATGTTAGTGACTGTGGCGAATACCTCGTCGTCGTCGGGCATACGGAGGTTCTTTCGCCGTCCGCCGTCGTTGTCACTCATAGTTTCCACTTGGTGGCGAGGAGGTTTAAATATACTGTCGTTCGTCCGTCCCGCCCCGGAGCAAGGGTGTTTAAGTCACACCCGGACACACCCCGACGTATGCTCGGTAAACTCGGAGCGAAAGGCATCGTCGGGGTGTTGCTCCTGATAGGGGGTCTCGGCGTCGTCGCGTGGCAACAGCCGATAGTCGCGGCCGGAATCGGACTCGTCGTCGTCGGGTTCGTGTTGATAGCGTGGGGTCTCATCTCCGGTCTCATGTCCAGTTTCGGTCTCGGCGGGATGATGGGCGGCGGCGGTGGCGGCTTCGAGTAACTCGTCCGTAACGTCGTTTCGAGCACGCAAGGCTCGGAACTACGCGCGGTGTCGGTGTATTCCGACGTACCCGGCTTCGATTCGCTCGACGATACTTGGTTATTAAGGCTTCGTGCGGACACACTCCAGCTATGGATGACAGGATGGCGTCACTTCTCACCAAGACCCAGCGCCGACGGGTTCGGAACGATTTCGCGGACTTGGACGAACAGAAGCGCCGCCGAGACGAACGACAGATTAGGAAGCGACTCGCGGCCGGACTGCTCGACACCCGAGTGCTCGCCGGCTACCCGGACGCGCAACTCGGCCTCGCCGTCGAGGACCTCTCGGAGGACGAACTCCGCGAGGCCCTCGCGGACGCGACGTTGGTCCTCGAACGAGTTCGGGAAATGGAGGGAGTGGACCGGAAGACCGTCCTGTCGCGCGCTCGCTGTCGGGCCGACGAGTTGGCCGAACAGTCTGGGGACCTACGGAGTCTTGACGACCTCGACCTGCAGACCGCGGCCGAGATACGCCGCGAGACGAAGGTCTCCGTCCGCGAGCAGTTCGAGGAGAACCGCTGGGACAGTCGTGCGGACGGCCTGCTGAAACTAACTGCGAGCGCGACCGTCCCGCTGTTCGTGACGTTGCTCGTCGATTCGACGACGTCGAGAGACCTTCTCGGTACGAGTGCCGGTGCCACCGTCCTCGTGTACCTCTGTTCGCTCGTGGTCGTCGTGGCGCTCTCGGGGGTCTTCCTCATCAAGGCCGCACAGACACTCAAACACGACGTTCTCCCGGCTGTCTTGACCTTCCGCCGAGACCCTGCAAGCGCAGTGGCGAGCGCCCTCGACTTGCTCCGCCGTCCCGGAGAGCGTCTGCGGAAAATATGGGACGAACTGTAGTTTTCCGCTCACAGCTTGCACCTCGTGCGGGTCACAGGACAGTGGCAACTATCCGTTCGACGGTGTGGGCGAGTTCGAGCCACGTCAATCCGTGAAAGATGGCGACGGTCGTGAGGTTGTCAGTCACCTCGTAGAGCGCGCCGAACACGATGCCCGCGCCGAGCAACTCGATGAAGGTCGCCGCGAGCGCAGCACCACTCGCGCCACTGAGCGCTGCGAACGACGCGTGGGACAGGGCGAAACAGGCACCGGCCAGAACGACGACGACGGCTGTGGCAGAGAACGCGTCACGTAGACGCGTCTGGACAAGTCCGCGATAGAACAGCTCTTCGGCTGGCGTTGCAAACGCGAACCACGCCAAGAACGCGAGGGGCCACAAGCGCGGCTGTGCGTGAAGCGTAAGACTGTGTTCGCTGGTTCCCGTGGTGACCTCGTGGGGCAAGCCGAATAGCCCGACGAGCGCGTTTACGACGTACCCGACCGCGAGGAGCGCGAGAAACGCGCCGAGAACGGCACCGACGTCTCGTAGACCCGGTCGTCGAAAGCGTGCATACCGGTCCCAACTACCCGTATAGGACAGATAACCGAGCGCGAACACGCCGAACCCGAACTGGACGCCGCGACTGCTCACGATGTAGACCGCGTCGGAAGTCGTCGCCGCCACGAACCCGGCCATTCCGGGGATAGTAGCCGCCAACAGCCCCGCGAGCGAACCGATACCTGTGAACACCAGTGCGGCGAGGACCGTCTCCGATTTCGAACGTATCGAAACACGCTGTCGTTTTGTCGTCATCTCCGGGCGGACAATGAGCTACTGTCGCCATAAGAGAATATGACGATTCACGCTATTTCAGGGCGTGTACGACAGTATACCGGTTTTATCGCATCTTCGAGCGACCGGGTATACGCACGTACAGCGGCTGGGAACGAGCGGGTCGTGTCGATTACCCCTCAATCTCTCGCAACTTCTCGCGGCCCGGCGCAATCAACTCGTCGAGGTAGTTCGCCAACGCGCCCTTCGCGTCGGCGGGGTGGAGTTCGCCGCTCTCCAAGTCGTCGGCCAGCGACTCGTAGTCGTCGTACTCCAGATTACCGCCGTACTCCTCGGGGCGTTCGACCACGACGGTCTCGAACCGCGGGAAGACGTGGTACCGGAAGATTTCGAGGACCGGATTTTCGAGGTCGTCTTCGGGGTCGCGGGTCGGCGGGCAGAACGCCGAGTTGACCTTCTCCTCGATGTCCTCGGTGCTGTCCTCCATCGAGATGGTGACGCCCGAACTGCTCGACATTTTGCCCTCGCCTGTGCCGAGGTCGGCGATGATGGGTGTGTGGAGCACCGGCCGGGAGTCGTAGCCGACTTCGGGCAACTCCTCGCGCATCAGCATGTGGACCTTGCGCTGGTCCATCCCGCCCACCGCCAAGTCGAGGTCGAGATATTCGATGTCGAGCGCCTGCATCAGGGGGTAGACGACGTGGCTGACCTTCGCAGTCTCGCCGCCCTGAATCTCGGCCATCGCGCGCTGGGCGCGGTTGAGGGTGGTGTCCAACTCCAGTTTGTGGAGGTCGAGCGCGTAGTCGTCGTCCAACTGGAACTCCGACCCGTAGACGAACTCGGTCTGCTCCTCGTCGAGACCGTAGGCGAGGAACTGCTTGCGCATCTTCTCGGCGGTCTGCTCTATCTCCTCGAAGGTCCCCTTGTCGTTGAGGTAGGCGTGGACGTCGGCCAGCAGGACGACGACCTCCATGCCCGCCTCCTGCAGGTCGATGAGTTTGTTCGCGGCGAGCATGTGCCCGATGTGGAGTACCCCGGACGGTTCGTACCCGACGTAGACGCGCTTGCCTTCCGGGTCCTCGGCGAGTTCGCGTACCTCCTCCTCTGTCACTGTCTCCTCGACGTTCCGCGTAATCAACTCGTAGGTGTCCATACGCGGTCTGTGTCCCGCGCGGTGCTTTAGCGTTCCGGGACCGTGCCAACGGTTCGGACGTGTACGTCGGCGTCCCTCGCGCTATTTATATGAGAAACAAAGGATGAAATATAGTCAGGGACTCTGGCCGCTAGCCTCGGACCCCGAGTCGTAACTCCGGTCGGCCCGGTGTTCGCTGATGAGACGGTCCAACTGCTCGGCCTTCTGCTCTTTCCGACGTTCCTCCGCGCGGTCCTCCCAGTCCTCGACGACGGCTTCGACCTCTCGCTCGCGGGTCACCGCCAGTTCGTCCACCTCCTGTATCGTCACGTCGTCGGCGGGACCGACCGGAATCTCGTTCTCGAAGAGGACGCGGTCGGCGGCGTCCGAGAGACCGCCGTCGCCGATTAGCACGACCTTCGGGTCCACCTCCGCGAGTCGCTCGGCGGTCGAGCGTCCCGCGCCGGAGGCGTCCCGGAGGTACACCACGTCGTCGGTGGCGAGACCGAAACTCTCGTGAGCAGACTCGATGGCTCCCTTGGTGAACTTCTCGACGGGTTTGACCGGCGTGAGTCCGGCCTTCTTCTCGGAGACGTCGCTGAAGTTCGAGTGGTCGAGTTTCCAGAGTTCCTTGAGACGTGCGAGTTTGCCTTCCAGTTCGTCGATGCGCTCGTCCCGCTGGTCGAGTTCGCGCTCCAGTCGGTCGTTCTCGCGTTCGAGTCGCGTGACCTCCCGGCGCTCGCGCACGTCCTTTCGCTCCTCGCTCTTGGCCGCTTCGAGGTCGCCCTTCAGTTGCCCAATACGGCCCTCCTTCTGTTCGATGGTGTCGTTCAGGTCCTCGACGTGGTCTTCGAGGCGTTCGACCTGCGACTCCAACTGCTTGATGCGCTTCTCGTCCTCGGTCAACTCGCGGGGCGTGTGTTCGGTCTCCTCCTCCTCGGTCTCCTCGTCGTCCGAGAGGGCGACCAGCGCGGTCTCGACCGAGTCCTCGCCCGCGACCACGCGCGCGGTGACCTCGCCGCGGTCCATCCGCGGGGGCACCTTCTCCGCGATGCGCTCGAACTGGTCCTCGTGGTCGTCGTAGGCGTGGAGCGCCGCGGCCATCGCGTCGCGTTCGTGGTCGTTGTCGTAGTCGTGGTCGCGGTCCGGTGTTGCTTCTCGTCCACCGGCAGGTCCGAGTTGGGAATCCACCCCTCGGCGTCGAAACTCCGGCGAATCTTCTCGACGGTCTCGGGCATCGGTTCCACGTCGGCGGCGACCACGACCGGCCGCCCGCGTTCGATTATCCACTCGATGACCTCGGCGGTGTCCGCGGTCCGCGTGCTGAGTACGTCGAGGACGTTCCCGTCGAGGTCGGTGACCGCGACCGCTGTGGTCGTGCCGGGGTCGATGCCGACCAGTACGTGGTCCCGGCGCTTGGCGAGGGGTTCGAACTCGATGCCGTCGCGTCGCTGGCGCTCGACTTCGACGCGGACGTCGCCCGAGCGCTCGTTCGAGACGGGGATGTCCTCGGGCCGACCCTCGACCTCGAAGACCGCGTTCGAGTACCCGCCGTACTTCTCGGTCACGTCGCGCTCGTAGTCGAGTCCCGCGCCGTCGAGTTCGCTCTCGATTTCGCGGCTTCGCTTCCGGACCGCACCGTGA
Encoded proteins:
- a CDS encoding pre-rRNA-processing protein PNO1; the encoded protein is MQHVKIPQDRIGVLIGEGGETMREIESRAEVRLDIDSENGKVDVEKTGDPILGLKGPEIVKAIGRGFAPDEALTLLEDDMMMLDIIDIDAAARNQNDLERQKGRLIGENGRTRELMEELTGASVVIYGTTMGVIGSPQQVDVVRSAAEMILDGAPHGSVYSFLERKRNEMKREGMEFHQFPG
- the rio1 gene encoding serine/threonine-protein kinase Rio1; translated protein: MTEEHSLLEPDNVEGVGDEWEEIDVSDTEADKVQRQRDREFNKFRERLKNTEQFKVEQSVFDDATLAALYKLVQDGYVQAFGGPLSSGKEANVYSALGSEERGEVAVKVYRINASDFRDMREYLVGDPRFEELGGNKKRVVLAWTRKEFANLKRARKAGVRVPEPIAVQRNVLVMEFLGSDGERAPTLDDARLENPETTFEVVREYMRRLYDAGLVHGDLSEYNIIVHDGELVIIDLGQAVTIHHPNSGEFLTRDCANVASFFQRQGMDVRGDELEAWIRDNADPSK
- a CDS encoding nitroreductase family protein, which codes for MSTGDTKFETDAAHDEEIPEAIRAIRTRRSGHNFDPDAELDDETLEELIRDAAIAPSSYNLQPWEFVAVQDDDRLDEVVELAYGQEHVEEAGTAILVVGHTEPETADRVFDEWVEAGRFDEETGQQVKEQTVAGYQSEQAGRDYGIRNASLAAQNLLLSAHARGLTATPMTGFDFEGMAEFLDLPEDKIPVMLIAVGPTGGEEPERLPRRDVEEILHRETY
- the eif1A gene encoding translation initiation factor eIF-1A → MSDNDGGRRKNLRMPDDDEVFATVTNMLGANRVKVRCADGTERTARIPGKMQKRIWIREDDVVLVEPWDWQDEKADIKWRYDKQEADQLRDEGHIQ
- a CDS encoding CPBP family intramembrane glutamic endopeptidase: MFTGIGSLAGLLAATIPGMAGFVAATTSDAVYIVSSRGVQFGFGVFALGYLSYTGSWDRYARFRRPGLRDVGAVLGAFLALLAVGYVVNALVGLFGLPHEVTTGTSEHSLTLHAQPRLWPLAFLAWFAFATPAEELFYRGLVQTRLRDAFSATAVVVVLAGACFALSHASFAALSGASGAALAATFIELLGAGIVFGALYEVTDNLTTVAIFHGLTWLELAHTVERIVATVL
- a CDS encoding tyrosine--tRNA ligase, encoding MDTYELITRNVEETVTEEEVRELAEDPEGKRVYVGYEPSGVLHIGHMLAANKLIDLQEAGMEVVVLLADVHAYLNDKGTFEEIEQTAEKMRKQFLAYGLDEEQTEFVYGSEFQLDDDYALDLHKLELDTTLNRAQRAMAEIQGGETAKVSHVVYPLMQALDIEYLDLDLAVGGMDQRKVHMLMREELPEVGYDSRPVLHTPIIADLGTGEGKMSSSSGVTISMEDSTEDIEEKVNSAFCPPTRDPEDDLENPVLEIFRYHVFPRFETVVVERPEEYGGNLEYDDYESLADDLESGELHPADAKGALANYLDELIAPGREKLREIEG